Part of the Polaribacter sp. Hel1_33_78 genome is shown below.
GTACCACTATTTCCTGCTGCATTTACTAAAATCATTCCTCTAGAAGCTCCTATTTCCGCTCCTCTTGAAATAAAGGTAGTTTTCCCATCCATATCTGTATAGGAATGACTGTGATTAGGATTATCATAAGTGGTATATCCTAAAGAGGTATTAATAACATCAACACCTAAACTATCTGCTCTTTCCGCTGCTTCTACCCAAAGTGTTTCTTCTAACACTGTTTCCGATTCCGCAATTTCAGAAATAAATAAATAAAATTTTGCGTCTGGCGCTGTGCCTACGAATTCATTTTCTAAATAACCCGCAATTGTTGATAAAACATGTGTACCATGACTGTTTCTTGTATAATAATTTGTATTTCTATCAGCAAAATTATAGCCTCCTAAAATTTGATTATTATCTCTTAATCTTTGAAAAGCTGAGAGTGTATTTACATTTGGAAAACCGGCATCAATAACTGCTATTACTTGATCTTGTCCTGTAAATCCTTGTTGATGTAGATAATCACCTTTTAACATTTTAATTTGGTTATCGGCAGCTCCATAATCAAAATCAGTTAGCACTTGATTAAATTTATTGTAGTGGTCAGGAATTATTTTCTTTCCTTTTGTTTTTGCGCCAGTATTCAGCGATTTGTTAGCATATTCTATAGATTCTATAAAAGAAAATTTAGACAATAAAGCGTTAATTTGATTAACTGTACCCTGAACATGAATTGCATTCAACCATTTCGATTTTCCTAAAACAGCAATTGTAGCCTCATTTTTTAATTCACTATAATAAACGTTATGAATAGGAACATCTTTTTCATCTATCGGAAGATTAGTTTTCTCTCTTCTTTCTATAGAACGTTGCGATAACATTTGTAATGGATTTGCTAGAAAACTAGCAGCATTAGGTTTGTCTTTTATAAATACCCAAGCATCTTCTGTTTGAGAGAAAACGTGAACAGAAATAGTTGTAAATAAAAAAAAAAGTAAATTTTTCATCCAACTAAATTACTACTTTTTAATTTTATTTTTTAGATGAATTAAAAAATTACTCCAGAGCCCAAAAGTTCTTCATCTTTATACCAAGCCACAAATTGCCCCTCCTGAATTGAAGATTGCTTATTTTCAAATTCTACATACAAACCGGTTTCTACTTTGTACAAAGTAACATTTTCTAAAGGCTGTCTGTATCTAATTCTTGCTGATAACTCAATTTTTTCACCAACTTTTAGAATTAAATCTTTACGAATCCAATGCACTTCTTCATTCGAAACAAATAATACATTCCTGTAAATACCCGGATGATTTTTTCCTTCTCCTGTATAAATTATGTTTTCTGCAACATCAGTTTCTATAACATACAATGCTTCTTTTGTACCTCCAACATTTAGTCCTTTGCGTTGACCTTTTGTAAAATAG
Proteins encoded:
- a CDS encoding S8 family serine peptidase is translated as MKNLLFFLFTTISVHVFSQTEDAWVFIKDKPNAASFLANPLQMLSQRSIERREKTNLPIDEKDVPIHNVYYSELKNEATIAVLGKSKWLNAIHVQGTVNQINALLSKFSFIESIEYANKSLNTGAKTKGKKIIPDHYNKFNQVLTDFDYGAADNQIKMLKGDYLHQQGFTGQDQVIAVIDAGFPNVNTLSAFQRLRDNNQILGGYNFADRNTNYYTRNSHGTHVLSTIAGYLENEFVGTAPDAKFYLFISEIAESETVLEETLWVEAAERADSLGVDVINTSLGYTTYDNPNHSHSYTDMDGKTTFISRGAEIGASRGMILVNAAGNSGTDSWKYIGAPADVASVFSIGAVNAEENIASFSSFGPTADNRIKPDVLAQGQNTSIINFLSGNVSSSNGTSFSSPVMAGVIACFWQAFPNKTNIEIMNLIRSSSDKFNNPTDQYGYGIPDFEAAYNTVLSINDLDVFSDIKIFPNPIKKIFAITKNNISLDEYSFQIFNILGQKVLEESKFTSDRIDISCLEKGIYLLKIQKEKQHKIIKLIKE